In Lycorma delicatula isolate Av1 chromosome 10, ASM4794821v1, whole genome shotgun sequence, a genomic segment contains:
- the LOC142330983 gene encoding uncharacterized protein LOC142330983 has translation MCISTASLLPLDTASASVKQEVNGENFSYSIHEARGLHLPAPTHGGQIGILAPKTIPIDAINSMNPVNFVHPAASGLAAPVAYSHGAHPIIHAPHLGLPQGAPVPYIGYTYPVIEMPKELKA, from the exons atgtgTATAAGTACAGCATCATTACTTCCATTAGATACTGCATCAGCTTCAGTAAAACAAGAAGTAAATGGTGAAAATTTTTCCTATAGCATACATGAAGCAAGAGGTTTACATTTACCTGCACCTACTCATGGTGGCCAAATAGGCATATTAGCACCAAAGACAATTCCTATAGATGCTATTAATTCGATGAATCcag TGAATTTTGTACATCCAGCTGCATCAGGTTTAGCAGCACCAGTAGCATATTCACATGGTGCTCATCCAATAATTCATGCTCCACATTTGGGTTTACCTCAag gtgcTCCAGTCCCATATATTGGTTATACATATCCAGTGATTGAGATGCCTAAAGAATTAAAagcttaa